In Maridesulfovibrio sp., the genomic stretch ACCTGATTAATTCCGGAAAGTTGGTATTCCACCGGGTCTTCAACAGTTACGATATTTTTGTCGTCACGGGGCAGCTCACTGAGACCCGCGTAAAGGCTTGTTGTTTTACCGGAACCGGTCGGACCGGTAACAAGTACAATACCATGCGGCTGGGCAAGGATTTTCCTGAACAATTCAAGATCAGGTCCTTTAAGACCGAGGTCTTCAAGGTTAAGAATGTTCTTTGAGCGGTCCAGAATACGCAGAACAGCCTTTTCGCCGCTCATAGTAGGAATAGTTGAAACACGGACGTCGACTTCCTTCTGCCCGAGTTTAAGAAAAATACGTCCATCCTGCGGCTTACGGCTTTCAGCAACGTCCATCTCGCCCATAACCTTGAGACGGGCGATAATGGTAGCCTGAAGCCCCTTATCCAAACGTTTGACAGCCTTGAGCACACCATCCTGACGATAGCGGACTACAAAGCCGGAGCCCTGTCCCTCAAAATGAATATCACTGGCGCCGGTGGAAATAGCCTGATGCAGGGTTTTATTAACAAGCCTGACAATCGGTGCATCGTCATGGGACCAGCCGAGCAGGTCCTGCCCGTCCTCTCCCCCGGCTTCATCTGAATCTGATTCAATAGCACTTTCCTCTTCCCATACAGTCAGCGCCTGTTCCAGCAGCGGAAAAAACTCTTCCTCCGCCACAATCTCAGACACAACATTCTTGCCCATTTTCCAAGCCAGAAAATCGGCCATGGGCAGGGAAGTTTCATTCTGCAACAAAACCCTTATCTCTGTATCGTTAACTTCAACAGGGATAAATTCATTGCGCTGGGGAAAGGTCAAAAAAAGATCAACCACTTCCCTCGGAACCTGATTCAAATCATAGGAGATACTCAATTTCTACTTCCTGCTAGCTGTCAGACGAAGATGAACCGGATTCATCCGAACCTTCTGAGTCATTTTCGAAGGTATTGAATTCCTTATCGATAAAGCTTTCAAAACGCTTACGCTGCTGGCGGTATTTGTCCATTTTGGCTTTACTGATGGCTTCGAGCTGCTCGGTGGTCTGAATGATCCGCGCAGAAAGGAAAACCATTAGGGTCTGCTTGTTGTTACTGTTGGAGGTGCTTTTGAAAAGCCAGCCCAACAGGGGCAGATCGGACAGATAAGGTACACCGGAATCAGAGCGGGTCTGGTCAGACTTGATCAAACCACCGATAACCATGGTCGAA encodes the following:
- a CDS encoding GspE/PulE family protein; protein product: MSISYDLNQVPREVVDLFLTFPQRNEFIPVEVNDTEIRVLLQNETSLPMADFLAWKMGKNVVSEIVAEEEFFPLLEQALTVWEEESAIESDSDEAGGEDGQDLLGWSHDDAPIVRLVNKTLHQAISTGASDIHFEGQGSGFVVRYRQDGVLKAVKRLDKGLQATIIARLKVMGEMDVAESRKPQDGRIFLKLGQKEVDVRVSTIPTMSGEKAVLRILDRSKNILNLEDLGLKGPDLELFRKILAQPHGIVLVTGPTGSGKTTSLYAGLSELPRDDKNIVTVEDPVEYQLSGINQVQVNKAAGMTFAETIRSFMRQDPDIILVGEIRDQETASTAVQASLTGHLVLSTLHTNDAATAVTRMLDMGIEPFLLASSLSLVLGQRLVRVNCKHCSKTVEISQNTYKLFEEAKNLPTIQTAGEGCEHCNFTGFRGRRGVYELIPVTEDLRALIMDTASSDRIKSYATKEMGRETMVDHGIRLVKEGVTTLEEVVRVTKL